The nucleotide sequence CATTTCCGGTTCTCCAGAGTTTATCCAAAATCCAGGTTGTCCGGGGCAGGAGAATCTATTTCAGCGTTATCCGGCAGATAATTTCTGACACAGAGTCGCTCTATCCCCATTCATGTAATATCTCGAGAGTTAACGAGAATATTCTCCGTTTCAGAACCAGCTTTTCGGGGGGATTACCCTGGCGGTGTAAAGAGCTGTCTCGGCCCTAGTAGCTCCTACTAGCCAAAACGCGGGAGACCTCAATTTCCGTCCTGGCTAGGCCGTTTCATGACCGAGTTTATTATTTAAAAAAATTATTTCAAAGTAAATGGACTCGGGCGGGAAAAGGATGGTTTCCTTTACTAAGTGCGTTAAGACCGGTAAAAGCGTATATCTTTTATACGGGGATGCTATGGAAGCAGGACCACAAAGCCGAAAAATAGATTTTAGTTTCAATACGGTTTATGTAATAGAATCTTTTAAAGATGGCGAAAAAAAGTGTGGCAAAGAACTCTACGAAGATACTCTTCGCTGGCAAAGTATAAGAAACAGAAGCTTTAAAAGTTGCTATAATGATATTTCCTCATTCAGAGAGCTTGAGAAAACATTCTTTGAGATTAGATCAGAGGTGCGAAAAGGGATGTGTCCTGTTTTACATTTTGATATGCATGGAGACAAAGAAGGAGTGTCTTTGAAAAACGGAGACCACGTTGATTGGCCGTATCTGAATGGTGTCTTTCAAGATATTAACATTAAATTGAAAAATAATTTATTTGTAACAATGGGTACATGTCATGGCGCAAATGTTGTTAAATCGTATGTAGTAACACAGCCTGCTTGTATGCTTGGATTTCTTGGTTTTAGTAAAAAATAACTGCTGGGTTCTCATCGAATTTTTTTAGTGATTTTTATCAGAGACTGTTCAAAAGTCAGTCCGTTGATGCCGCAGTTGATAATCAAGAGCTACGAAATGAATGTTGTAAATATGGACTTCTTTTGTTGAATTGCACGGGATTGTTTATGCAGGCGTATGGTGAATATATTAATTGTTATTATAAATCAAGAAAAGTCATAGATAGGAGGAAAGAAAAAATTCGTGCTATGGCGATTGCTCAGGGGAAGCCGCCGCCAAGTGGAAAGATCATAAAGAAAATGCTGAGTCAAAAGAAAGAACACTTCGAGAAGAGAAAAGATAAATTCTTTATGATTGATCGCTTTCCTGAAAATTCGGAACGGTTTCCTCTCTCTTATGCCGATTTTCTAGCGTATCATTCAGGAATCTCTCTGTGATTTGGGGCTGGGGCGAAGCCCAGATAGGCCGAAGGCTGTAGCCGGTCGTCCTTCACTCGACGCATCTTGTTCCTGCTCCACCGTGTTCGTCCCCGTCGCGTCTGCCCCGCGTCTGGCGCAAAACCCCCTTTTGCGCTAGGGTTTCGGGCAGCGGACGGCGTGGTCCGGCAGGGCGGCAGCCCGTCCGACATCCCCGAACACTCCCGGCCCGGCAGGGCGAGGATGGCCATGAGACGACCATTTTGGCTGCTTGTCGCCGCCGTGCTGCTGTGCCTGGCTTACGGCTGTTCGGGCGATGACGGCGGCTACGTCGATTTTTCCAAGCCGACCCCGGCCGGCGTCCAGGGCGGCGACAAGGCAGCCGCCGGCCAGCGGCCCTTGCGGCTGGCCGTGGCCTCGGTCAGCTCGCCGGGCGAAACCATCAAGTCCCTGCGGACCATCGCCGAGGCCCTGTCGCGCCGCACCGGTCGCCAGATCGTCCTTGTGCAGCGCAAGACCTATGCCGAGGTCAATCTGCTTCTGGCCAATGACGACGCGGACATCGCCTTCGTGTCCACCGGCGCCTACAGCGCCTATCGCGGCCAAGCCCCCATCGACGTGCTGGTCATGACCGAATTCCAGGGTTCGGCCACCTACGACGCCCAGCTCATCGTGCCCGCCGACAGCCCGGCCCGAAGCCTTGAGGATCTGCAGGGCAAGGTCTTCGCCTTCACCGACCCCTTGAGCTTTTCCGGCCACATGGCCGTCATGGACGCCTTGCGCCGCCTGGGTTCCTCCCCGGAACGCCATTTCAGCCGTTACTTCTACACCTCCAGCCACGACCGGGCCATCCAGGCCGTGGCCAGCCGCATCGCCGACGGGGCCTCCATCGACAACCAGATTCTCGACGTGGCCATCCAGAAGATGCCGGAGCTGGCGAACAAAGTCCGGGTCGTCGCCACCTTGGGGGTCAATCCGTCCGGGCCGGTGGTGGCGGCGGCCGGGCTGGACCCCAGGCTCAAGGACGCCCTGCGCGACATCTTTTTGGACCTGCACCGGGACCCGGCCCAGGCCGAGGCCTTGCGAACCCTGGCCATCAGCCGGTTCACGCCGCCGGTCCCCGGGGCCTATGACGCGCTTCGGGCGCTGTATGACCGCATCGGCGGGTTTTTATGAAGTGGTGGCGCACGGCGAGCTTTTATTTCCGCATCAACGTCGTCATCGTCAGCAGCGTGCTGCTGTTAAGCGTCGCCCTCAGCGGCGTGGTCTTCGTCCACAACCGGACGCTGCTGGAAAAGGAACTGGA is from Solidesulfovibrio magneticus RS-1 and encodes:
- the phnD gene encoding phosphate/phosphite/phosphonate ABC transporter substrate-binding protein; its protein translation is MRRPFWLLVAAVLLCLAYGCSGDDGGYVDFSKPTPAGVQGGDKAAAGQRPLRLAVASVSSPGETIKSLRTIAEALSRRTGRQIVLVQRKTYAEVNLLLANDDADIAFVSTGAYSAYRGQAPIDVLVMTEFQGSATYDAQLIVPADSPARSLEDLQGKVFAFTDPLSFSGHMAVMDALRRLGSSPERHFSRYFYTSSHDRAIQAVASRIADGASIDNQILDVAIQKMPELANKVRVVATLGVNPSGPVVAAAGLDPRLKDALRDIFLDLHRDPAQAEALRTLAISRFTPPVPGAYDALRALYDRIGGFL